The following proteins come from a genomic window of Amphiura filiformis chromosome 16, Afil_fr2py, whole genome shotgun sequence:
- the LOC140136125 gene encoding uncharacterized protein, translating into MNDGSDKRDLKIIDEEKDLGVQFDKTLTFGKHIGTIANKATRVVGVIKRTFDHMDEHVFKTLYKSMVRPHLEYANSVWSPYLKRDIDKLEKVQRRATKIVPSLRDTPYTTRLMLLDLPTLAYRRLQGDLIQVYKILHELQDIEVSKMFDMTRNVKGLRGHDLKINKQRCFSRLRQNCFSQRVCNVWNKLPAAVVHAQSPGPIHQHLQEWY; encoded by the exons ATGAATGATGGCAGTGATAAGAGAGATCTGAAGATAATTGATGAGGAAAAAGATCTTGGAGTCCAGTTTGATAAGACACTGACCTTCGGTAAGCACATAGGAACAATAGCAAATAAGGCAACCAGAGTTGTTGGTGTGATTAAGAGAACTTTTGACCACATGGATGAGCATGTATTCAAGACACTATACAAGTCCATGGTTCGTCCGCATTTGGAGTATGCGAATAGTGTATGGAGCCCCTACTTGAAGAGAGATATTGATAAACTTGAGAAAGTACAGCGGAGGGCAACGAAAATCGTACCATCACTACGAGATACGCCATA TACTACAAGATTGATGCTTTTGGATCTACCGACACTGGCTTATAGAAGACTTCAGGGTGACCTCATCCAAGTATACAAGATTCTGCATGAACTACAAGATATTGAAGTTTCGAAGATGTTTGATATGACGAGAAATGTAAAAGGCCTGAGAGGTCATGATCTGAAGATTAATAAGCAGAGATGTTTTTCGAGGTTACGGCAAAACTGCTTTTCACAGAGAGTGTGTAATGTGTGGAACAAACTCCCAGCAGCTGTTGTTCATGCCCAATCCCCCGGCCCAATCCACCAACATCTTCAagaatggtattga
- the LOC140136127 gene encoding regulator of microtubule dynamics protein 1-like produces the protein MAEEVIAESERLFEAAEAQKLYDLLIQHKDSKNDELLWRLARACREVSQLNDTPADRKKELIYEGNEYAKQAVEINPNNGFAHKWIGITLSGIGDYEGNKKKINDAYVIKAEFEKAIELNANDGTSMHLLGQWCYTIAEMPWYIRKVAAAIFAAPPESSYEEALKWFQKCEDSPQASFSRNHLWMGMTYHKLNNKEKAIEWLTKCRDHPPIKDEEVKQQEEAKTLLAKLGVK, from the exons ATGGCAGAAGAAG TGATTGCTGAATCTGAGCGCTTGTTTGAAGCAGCCGAAGCACAAAAACTCTATGATCTTCTGATACAACATAAAGATTCTAAAAATGATGAGTTACTATGGCGACTGGCTAGAGCTTGCAGGGAAGTTTCACAACTTAATGACACACCGGCAGATCGTAAGAAGGAGCTGATATATGAAGGGAATGAATATGCAAAACAGGCTGTTGAGATCAACCCAAACAATGGGTTTGCACATAAG TGGATCGGCATCACTCTTAGTGGCATTGGTGATTATGAAGGCAATAAAAAGAAGATTAACGATGCCTATGTCATCAAAGCTGAATTTGAG AAAGCCATCGAGTTGAATGCTAATGACGGCACATCAATGCATCTATTAGGACAATG gtgTTACACCATTGCTGAAATGCCTTGGTACATAAGGAAAGTAGCAGCTGCCATATTTGCTGCACCACCAGAATCATCTTATGAAGAA GCACTGAAGTGGTTCCAAAAATGTGAAGACA GTCCACAGGCATCATTCAGTAGGAATCATCTATGGATGGGTATGACATATCATAAACTCAATAATAAGGAGAAGGCTATTGAATGGTTGACCAAATGCAGGGACCATCCACCTATCAAAGATGAGGAGGTCAAG CAACAAGAAGAAGCCAAGACTCTTCTAGCCAAACTTGGTGTCAAGTAA
- the LOC140136126 gene encoding tryparedoxin-like has translation MADPIVALLGDKVQGKDGEVQVSSLRKEGVLGLYFSAHWCPPCRRFTPQLAEWYGKFKKTSNGDKFEIVFVSSDRSEEDCEGYYKDMPWLVLPFSLRAKKEELGKKYQVSGIPTLVFIDSQTGDEITTKARAFVGEDPEGKKFPWK, from the exons ATGGCAGATCCAATTGTTGCTCTCCTTGGTGATAAGGTACAAGGCAAAGACGGTGAAGTACAAGTCTCGTCGCTGCGCAAAGAAGGTGTACTTGGACTCTACTTCTCTGCCCATTGGTGCCCTCCTTGTCGTCGTTTTACTCCTCAATTAGCAGAGTGGTACGGCAAGTTTAAGAAGACATCGAATggtgacaaatttgaaattgtcTTCGTGAGTTCTGATCGGAGCGAAGAGGACTGTGAAGGGTATTACAAAGATATGCCATGGCTTGTTCTTCCATTCAGTTTACGTGCTAAGAAG GAAGAGCTTGGCAAGAAATACCAGGTTTCTGGTATTCCAACACTGGTGTTTATTGATAGCCAAACAGGCGATGAGATCACAACAAAAGCCAGGGCTTTTGTAGGAGAAGACCCAGAAGGAAAGAAGTTCCCATGGAAATAA